DNA from Halomonas sp. GFAJ-1:
ATCGAGATGCTCGAAGTAACGACGCATAGCGGTTTCAACCGCCTCTCTTAGCGGTTGAGGCGGCGTTGTGGTAGCAGGGTCCGCCAGCGTGCCGGAGAGCTGTGGAGAAAATTCGCTGGAAAGCAGGTCGCGTTCGGTCATGCAGCATGGCTTCCTTTGGCTAGCAGACGCTCTGCAGCGTCATGCGTCATGGCATTGTTAATCCACTCAAACTGCGAATCAGGCGAGCTAAGCGCATTAAATTGTTGTTTTAGCATGCGGCGTTGATGGTCAGAAAAGCGCTGATCATCATTGACGTACCAGCCAACATGCTTACGTGCGATGCGAACACCCATGGTCTCGCCGTAAAATGTGTGCAGGGCGCCCACGTGTTCGGCAAGCACTTGGCAGCGCTCGGTCAAGCTAGGGGAGGCGAGCCGCTCGCCGTGGGTCAAATAGTGATTAATTTCTTGAAATATCCACGGATTGCCCTGGGCGCCGCGACCTATCATGACCGCATCGGCTCCGGTATAGCAGAGCACGTCATGGGCTTTTTCTGGGCTGGTAATGTCGCCATTGGCGAATACGGGTATAGAAAGGCGCGACTTAATGTCCGCTATCGTGTCGTACTCTGCCCAACCAGTATAGCGCTGCTCCCGGTGGCGTCCATGTACCGCTAACGCTTGAATGCCTGCTGACTCTGCCAGTTGAGCGATGCGCAGGCCATTATTTGATTCAGCGCACCAGCCCGTGCGGATTTTAAGCGTCACTGGAATATCTACTGCAGCGACTACCGCTTCTAGTATCTCTGCCACCAGCGCTTCATCTCGCATCAGGGCAGAACCCGCTGCTTTGTTGCAGACCTTTTTTGCTGGGCAGCCCATGTTGATATCAATCACCTGCGCGCCTAGTTCAGCGTTGAGTCGCGCCGCATGGGCAAGCATGTCAGCATCGCCGCCGGCAATCTGCACCACACGCGGGGCTGGTTCGCCCTGGTGATCCATACGCAGCTGAGACTTACGGGTATGCCACAGCGATGGGTCGGCGGTGACCATCTCGCCCACTACCCAACCAGCACCAAGCCGCCGGCAAAGCTGTCGAAAGGGACGGTCGGTAACGCCTGCCATGGGCGCCAGTATTACCTGATTAGGCATCTGGTAAGGCCCAATCTTCGGGGGGTGAGTCGTCAGTAGAGTCATAGTGCTGCGTTGTGGGCCTGCATGAAATCGACGGGTAGGCGTTTCAAGGGGGCGTATGATACGCCTACTCGGCGATGGGGTGAAGGCCGAAAGCGCGATTAAGCCGGTCGCATCCCAGATAAGCGTACCCAGCCTTCACGAATAATCGGCTCTTCCATGATGAGTCCTTGAGCTTGGTAGGCTTCTAGCACGTCGTTGGCTTGGTTAGCTAAAATGCCGGATAGGGCAAGATGCCCGCCTGGGGCAACGTGGCCAGCAATCATTGGAGATAGCTCAACTAGAGGGCCTGCCAGTATGTTAGCAGTAACAACGGGATAGGGGCCGTCCGTTAACTGTTCGGGGTAGTAAAGCGCTAGTTGCTGATCATTGATGTGGTTGCGTTCGGCATTATCCCGGCTCGCTTGAAGTGCCTGGGGGTCGATGTCAGTGGCATCGGCATGGACGGCGCCTAATTTTAGCGCTGCAATCGCAAGTATTCCTGAGCCGCAGCCCACATCCAGTACCCTTTTATCGTGTAGCTGTCCGGCAACGGCTAGGCTGTCCAGCCATTCCAGGCAGAGTGCTGTGGTGGGGTGAGTGCCGGTGCCGAAGGCGAGTCCGGGATCTAGAATCAGGTTGACGGCGTCGGCTTCTGGCGGCTCATGCCAGCTAGGGACAATCCAGAGTCGCTCACCCATTTTCAATGGAGTGAAGTCATCCATCCACTCTCTTTCCCAGTCCCGGTCAGCAAGCAGCTCATATTCGATCATGGGGCAGGGGTCGCTGGGCAATTGCTCTGCCCATGCTGCCTCAATTCGCCCTAACATTTCGTGAATGCCTTCTAGATCGTCGTATAGGCCGGTTAATATTGTGTCCTGCCACAGCGGTGTTGTGCCTCTTTCAGGCTCGAAAACAGGGTTGTCATGGGCATCTTGTAGGCCGATGGCGGTGGCGCCTTCTGCTAGCAGTAGCTCTTCGAGCAGGTCCGCTTGCTCGGGGGCGACGTGAGCTTTGAGTTGAAGCCAGGGCATGGGGATCTCCGCTGCATGGAATAGCAATTCGTTGAGAAATGTTAGAACGTTATAAACAGCAACGGGGTGGCTTTAGCCACCCCGCTTAGCAGTACGTACCTAGTGCTACCGGCCTAGATGTTGCCAGTGTCTTGGGTTGTGTTAGCTGCTGAGCTTCTTCTCAAGGTAGTGGATGTTGACACCGCCTTGGCGGAAGTAGCTGTCACGGACGAGGTCTTTCTGCAGGTCGATGTTGGTTTTAATACCTTCGACCAATAGTTCGTCGAGTGCATTACGCATCCGCGTTAAGGCGATTTCGCGATCTTCTCCCCATGTGATCAGCTTGCCGATCAGTGAATCATAGTGAGGAGGTACGGTGTAGCCGGTGTAGATGTGCGAGTCCATTCGAACGCCAAGACCGCCGGGAGAGTGATACAGCGTTACTTTACCCGGTGAAGGCATAAAGGTGCGCGAGTCTTCAGCATTAATCCGACACTCAAAGGAGTGACCGGAAAGCTTCACATCTTCCTGGCGGATTGAAAGTGGCAAGCCAGAAGCAATACGCAGCTGCTCTTTGACGATATCCACGCCGGTCACCATCTCGGTCACCGGGTGCTCTACCTGAACGCGAGTGTTCATCTCAATGAAGAAATACTCGCCACCTTCGTATAAGAATTCAAAGGTGCCTGCGCCGCGGTAATTAATCTTGATACACGCTTGGCGGCACGCTTCAAGCACCTGGGCGCGGGCTTCAGGATCAAGTCCGGGCGCTGGGGCTTCTTCCAATACTTTTTGGTGACGACGCTGTAGCGAGCAGTCGCGGTCATAAAGATGAATCGCGTTACCCTGGCCATCAGCAAGCACTTGAACTTCAACATGGCGCGGCTTTTCAAGGAATTTTTCCATGTAGACCGTGCCGTCGCCAAAGGCGGCGTGTGCTTCTGTGCGGGTTACCGTAATGGCTGATAGCAAATGGCCTTCGGTATGCACTACGCGCATGCCGCGACCGCCGCCACCCGAAGCTGCTTTGATGATTACCGGATAGCCAATTCTACGTGCCGTGGCTAAATTGGTGGCGTCATCGTCGCCTAGGGGACCGTCTGAGCCGGGCACTGTGGGAACGCCGGCTTCTTTCATCGACTGAATAGCGCTAACTTTGTCACCCATGAGGCGGATCGTTTCAGCGCGCGGGCCAATAAAGGTAAAGCCAGAGCGTTCTACCTGTTCAGCAAAGTTGGCATTTTCCGAGAGAAAGCCATAGCCCGGGTGAATGGCGGTTGAATCGGTGACTTCTGCAGCGCTAATCAACGCCGGAATATTCAAATAAGATTGCGCTGAGGGAGCGGGGCCAATACACACTGCTTCATCAGCAAGCCGGACGTGCATTAATTCACGGTCAGCTTTTGAGTGTACCGCAACGGTTTTGATCCCTAGCTCTTTACAAGCCCGAAGAATACGTAGGGCAATCTCGCCGCGGTTCGCGATAAGTACCTTGTCCAGCATGGGAGAATCCACCCGTGTTGATATGAAAGATTAAGCGATGACGATCATAGGTTGATCGAATTCCACCGGTTCGCCGTCTTCCACAAGGATGGCCTCAATCACACCATCGCGGTCAGCTTCGATTTGGTTCATCATTTTCATCGCTTCAATGATACATACCGTATCACCTTGCTTCACAGTGTCGCCTACTTCTACAAAGGCTTTTGCACCCGGGGCCGGGCTACGGTAGAAGGTGCCCACCATGGGTGAATGAACAGCTTCACCGCGATAGCTGGATTCCTGGGGCTCAGCCGCTACTGGCGCAGCGCTGGCGGTGGGTGCCTGTTGGTAGGGGGATTGCTGGGCGTATTGGGGCATTGGCTGGGGCTGCCAAGTTGCCCCGTTCGGGTGGCGGCTGATGCGAACGGACTCTTCGCCTTCCTGAATTTCAATCTCGCTGATGTTGGACTCTTCGAGTAACTCAATCAATTTCTTAACTTTACGAATATCCATATAGTAGCCCCAATCGGTGTTAAAGGTTTCTACAGGATAGGCAAGCAAAAAGAGTTGCCCATACCGTGGCGCCTGAGAGAGCGCAGTAAACCAGAATTAAAAATGAAGAGAACGCTGCACGATGGTGAACGTTACCCGTTGCTCAGCCGTAAAAGATGCGTTTTTTAGCTAATATGGGTGCGGAGTTTGCCGAAAAAGTGCGAGCATGTCCAGTGGTGGTCTAGATATGCTCGTTCTTAGGAAATTAAACAACTGTTTGACGACAATCGCGACACAACGGCATAAAAGGGGCGGTTAAAGGGCTAGTTTTCGTACTCACCCCTGCTGCCAACGCTTAAACGACTCTAGGTGTTGTGCAAGTTGTTCAGCATTGACTTCACCTTGAATGCGCGCATCGCGAATTTCCTCTCCTTCAGCAAAAAATAGCAAGCTAGGTGGGCCAAAAAGGTTGAAGCTGTTAAGCAACTCTCGGCTTTGAGCATCCGTGTTGGTCACATCGACCGCTACAAGTTGAAAATCGTTCAATGCGGCGCTTACGTCTGGGTGGGGGTAAACCTCGCGCTCCATCAGTTTGCAGGATATACACCAGTCTGCAGTGAAGTGGACAAAGGCCGGGCGCTGGTTACGCTCTGCTTGGGCAACGGCCATCTCTAGGTCGCTCAGGGAGTCGACTGTTTGAAATGAGTGTGCCTGAGACGTGGCCTCAGATTGTCCGCCTGAAACCGTCAGTGGGCGAAGCGGGTTGCTGCCACCTTGGGCCGCGCCAAACACCAGCGCAACGCCCCAAGCAAGCAGCATAAGGCCTAAGGTTTGGCGTGCCCGAGACCAGCCAAGGGGTTGGTTAATGTTGAGTGCGCCCAGCGCTAGTGCGCTGCCAATGGCCAGCCCTGCCCAGAGTAGCAGTGCAACAGAGGGTGCCACTAACCGCTCAATCATCCAGATAGCGACACCCAGCATCAGCAGCCCAAAGGCGATTTTTACGCCGTTCATCCAGGCGCCGGTGCGGGGCAGCAAGGTGGTGCCAAAGGTGCCTACCAGCAGGAGAGGAACCCCCATGCCCATGCCAAGCGCAAATAAAACGGCGCCCCCCATCAGCGCATCGCCGGTAGTAGAAATAAACACCAGTGCGCCCGCTAAAGGTGCGGTTACACAGGGAGAAACCACCAGCACCGATAGTGCACCTGCCAACGCTAATCCCGCAGGCCCACTCTGTTGTGCGCGGGCTTGCCAAGCATCTACCCGGCTGGCTAAGCGGGGGGAAACGCGTAAATTAAAGGCACCAAACATAGCCAGTGCAAATAGCGTAAACAGCAGTGCGAACGTGATCAGTACGGGCGCGGACTGCAAGTGGGCTTGAAGATTAAGCCCCGCGCCGAATAACCCCATCAAGATGCCTACCACGGCATAGGTAGACGCCATGCCCAGTACATAGCTGGCGGACAGGGCGAAGGCACGGGGTTTAGTGGGATTTTGGCCCACCACAATGGATGACAAAATAGGGATCATTGGCAGGACGCAGGGAGTAAAGGTAA
Protein-coding regions in this window:
- a CDS encoding acetyl-CoA carboxylase biotin carboxylase subunit, with the translated sequence MLDKVLIANRGEIALRILRACKELGIKTVAVHSKADRELMHVRLADEAVCIGPAPSAQSYLNIPALISAAEVTDSTAIHPGYGFLSENANFAEQVERSGFTFIGPRAETIRLMGDKVSAIQSMKEAGVPTVPGSDGPLGDDDATNLATARRIGYPVIIKAASGGGGRGMRVVHTEGHLLSAITVTRTEAHAAFGDGTVYMEKFLEKPRHVEVQVLADGQGNAIHLYDRDCSLQRRHQKVLEEAPAPGLDPEARAQVLEACRQACIKINYRGAGTFEFLYEGGEYFFIEMNTRVQVEHPVTEMVTGVDIVKEQLRIASGLPLSIRQEDVKLSGHSFECRINAEDSRTFMPSPGKVTLYHSPGGLGVRMDSHIYTGYTVPPHYDSLIGKLITWGEDREIALTRMRNALDELLVEGIKTNIDLQKDLVRDSYFRQGGVNIHYLEKKLSS
- a CDS encoding acetyl-CoA carboxylase, biotin carboxyl carrier protein; translated protein: MDIRKVKKLIELLEESNISEIEIQEGEESVRISRHPNGATWQPQPMPQYAQQSPYQQAPTASAAPVAAEPQESSYRGEAVHSPMVGTFYRSPAPGAKAFVEVGDTVKQGDTVCIIEAMKMMNQIEADRDGVIEAILVEDGEPVEFDQPMIVIA
- a CDS encoding thiol:disulfide interchange protein, translating into MLPIKRFSLFFLLCWLPVLAQAQWFSSSSNQSDFLPVLEAFQPTAWHDGESLFIGVDIADEYYLYRHQLAVTSLNSSVDLEEPLIPDGTFTNDEFMGDVYIFRDNLVFEAPFSAPYSGPIDIELTFQGCADAGLCYPPERITLGANETSPPPRFADWETDPTSQTTPSGEQRTANDNTSFSAPQSQDSRFSALISEASLPLALGLFFLAGIGLTFTPCVLPMIPILSSIVVGQNPTKPRAFALSASYVLGMASTYAVVGILMGLFGAGLNLQAHLQSAPVLITFALLFTLFALAMFGAFNLRVSPRLASRVDAWQARAQQSGPAGLALAGALSVLVVSPCVTAPLAGALVFISTTGDALMGGAVLFALGMGMGVPLLLVGTFGTTLLPRTGAWMNGVKIAFGLLMLGVAIWMIERLVAPSVALLLWAGLAIGSALALGALNINQPLGWSRARQTLGLMLLAWGVALVFGAAQGGSNPLRPLTVSGGQSEATSQAHSFQTVDSLSDLEMAVAQAERNQRPAFVHFTADWCISCKLMEREVYPHPDVSAALNDFQLVAVDVTNTDAQSRELLNSFNLFGPPSLLFFAEGEEIRDARIQGEVNAEQLAQHLESFKRWQQG
- a CDS encoding ribosomal protein L11 methyltransferase; the encoded protein is MPWLQLKAHVAPEQADLLEELLLAEGATAIGLQDAHDNPVFEPERGTTPLWQDTILTGLYDDLEGIHEMLGRIEAAWAEQLPSDPCPMIEYELLADRDWEREWMDDFTPLKMGERLWIVPSWHEPPEADAVNLILDPGLAFGTGTHPTTALCLEWLDSLAVAGQLHDKRVLDVGCGSGILAIAALKLGAVHADATDIDPQALQASRDNAERNHINDQQLALYYPEQLTDGPYPVVTANILAGPLVELSPMIAGHVAPGGHLALSGILANQANDVLEAYQAQGLIMEEPIIREGWVRLSGMRPA